A part of Solibacillus sp. FSL H8-0538 genomic DNA contains:
- the corA gene encoding magnesium/cobalt transporter CorA, with protein MINFIGITNENRLEKDISINNVDFSSYKWFWVDFNEPTDEEVKHLVDTFQFHPLAIEDCLQKLQRPKLDYYSDHTFFVTHIIQEVKKEIIKEELNFFVGENFLVTFHSVPAIEITKVWNSFLSQKSMEKWDTFYVFYQILDEVVDNYFPLIYKIEDELDKIEANTQKNSMNHLMNELFEIRNMLLKLLHTINPMRDLLYRMLNSHNLNLNRIVERREYFSNIYDHLLKLSEMVMSNREVTADIRDSYLSLNSHQTNNVMKILTIITSVFVPLTFIAGIYGMNFENMPELSWKYGYFMSLGLMATIGVSMVLWFKRKGWFK; from the coding sequence ATGATAAATTTCATTGGAATTACAAATGAAAATCGTTTAGAAAAAGATATTTCCATAAATAATGTAGATTTTTCTTCATACAAATGGTTCTGGGTTGATTTTAATGAACCAACAGATGAAGAGGTAAAACATTTAGTTGATACTTTTCAATTTCATCCGCTTGCTATTGAAGATTGTTTACAGAAACTTCAACGTCCAAAGTTGGACTATTACTCTGATCATACTTTTTTTGTTACACATATTATTCAAGAAGTAAAAAAAGAAATTATTAAAGAAGAACTAAATTTTTTTGTGGGAGAAAATTTTTTAGTTACTTTCCATAGCGTTCCAGCAATAGAAATAACTAAAGTTTGGAATAGTTTTTTGTCTCAGAAAAGCATGGAGAAATGGGATACCTTTTATGTGTTTTATCAAATTTTGGACGAAGTTGTAGATAACTATTTTCCGCTAATTTATAAAATTGAGGATGAATTAGATAAAATCGAAGCGAATACTCAGAAAAATTCAATGAATCATCTAATGAACGAATTATTTGAAATTAGAAATATGTTATTAAAACTCTTGCATACAATTAATCCAATGCGTGATCTGCTTTATCGAATGTTAAATTCACATAATTTAAATTTAAATCGTATAGTTGAGAGAAGAGAGTATTTTTCTAATATTTACGATCACCTTTTAAAGCTGTCAGAAATGGTCATGTCAAATAGAGAAGTAACTGCTGACATAAGGGATAGTTATCTCTCATTAAATTCACATCAAACAAATAATGTTATGAAAATCCTTACAATAATAACTTCTGTTTTTGTCCCTTTAACTTTTATTGCAGGGATTTATGGAATGAACTTTGAAAATATGCCTGAATTATCGTGGAAATACGGGTATTTTATGTCTTTAGGATTGATGGCGACAATTGGGGTTTCAATGGTTCTTTGGTTTAAGAGAAAAGGTTGGTTTAAATAA
- a CDS encoding spore germination protein, protein MGFFKKKSNSKIHSNSISTSQMMKTSSTIELKTNLQENLQIIKDSLGKSSDIIIREIRIGKEETIKAGIIYTDGLTDTTSLQNFILETLMLDIKGTELQKKLSPEQNLISVLKDFAMTVGEIKELTNFEVLFTGLLSGDTIILIDGYAQGLIISNRHWVERGVTEATAQVVVRGPREGFSENLRVNTALVRRRLKDPNLWMESKVIGKRTKTNVVIMYINGIANDKIVKEVRLRLDKIDIDGILESGNIEELIEDAPYSPFPTIFNTERSDVVAAALLEGRIAILVDGTPFVLIVPTLFVQFFQSSEDYYQRAGIASLVRLLRFFAFTIALLAPALFIAVTTINHVMLPPALLISLAAQREGVPFPAFVEAIVMEVTFEILREAGLRMPRSIGSAMSIVGAFVIGTAAVEAGMISAAMVIVVSITAISSFVSPTYDLAISARILRFGFMAIAAAFGLVGITIGLIALLLHLCSLRSFGVPYMSPIAPFNLSDQKDTFIRLPRWKMFTRPRLINQQNIVRQQDSASAKPEPSKK, encoded by the coding sequence ATGGGTTTTTTTAAAAAGAAAAGTAATTCTAAAATACATTCCAATTCTATTTCAACTAGCCAAATGATGAAGACAAGTTCAACAATTGAATTAAAAACAAATCTTCAAGAAAATTTACAAATAATAAAAGATTCCCTTGGAAAAAGCTCGGATATTATCATTCGAGAAATTCGAATTGGAAAAGAAGAAACTATTAAAGCCGGTATTATCTATACAGATGGATTAACCGATACAACCTCATTACAAAATTTCATTTTGGAAACGCTCATGCTAGATATCAAAGGGACCGAATTACAGAAAAAGCTATCTCCTGAACAAAATCTTATTAGCGTATTAAAAGATTTTGCCATGACAGTAGGAGAAATTAAAGAACTAACTAATTTTGAAGTGCTTTTTACTGGACTTTTATCTGGGGATACGATTATTTTAATCGATGGATATGCCCAAGGTTTAATCATTTCCAATAGGCATTGGGTTGAGCGTGGAGTAACGGAAGCAACAGCCCAGGTGGTAGTAAGAGGACCCCGCGAAGGATTCTCCGAAAATTTGCGTGTAAATACCGCCTTAGTTCGTAGAAGACTGAAAGACCCAAATCTTTGGATGGAATCAAAAGTTATTGGAAAACGCACGAAAACGAATGTTGTCATTATGTATATCAACGGAATTGCAAATGACAAAATAGTGAAAGAAGTCCGTTTGCGTTTGGATAAAATAGATATTGATGGAATTCTTGAAAGTGGAAATATCGAGGAATTGATTGAGGATGCACCATATTCACCTTTTCCAACCATATTCAATACGGAACGTTCGGATGTAGTAGCTGCAGCATTATTGGAAGGACGCATAGCCATTTTGGTAGATGGAACACCATTTGTCCTAATTGTTCCAACATTATTTGTTCAATTTTTTCAATCTTCAGAAGATTACTATCAACGTGCGGGTATTGCGAGTCTGGTTCGACTTCTTCGGTTTTTTGCATTCACGATTGCCTTGCTTGCACCTGCCTTATTTATTGCGGTCACAACTATTAATCATGTAATGCTACCTCCTGCACTCCTTATTAGTCTGGCAGCCCAACGAGAAGGTGTCCCATTTCCGGCATTTGTTGAAGCAATCGTAATGGAAGTCACCTTTGAAATCTTGCGTGAAGCAGGCTTAAGAATGCCACGAAGCATCGGTTCAGCCATGTCTATTGTAGGGGCATTTGTAATTGGAACAGCAGCGGTAGAAGCAGGCATGATCTCTGCTGCGATGGTAATCGTGGTTTCAATAACCGCCATTTCTAGTTTCGTTTCTCCAACTTACGACTTAGCTATCTCTGCCAGGATACTACGCTTTGGGTTTATGGCAATAGCTGCTGCTTTTGGTTTAGTAGGAATAACGATTGGTTTAATTGCTCTACTTCTGCATTTATGCAGTTTGCGTTCTTTTGGAGTGCCTTATATGTCTCCGATAGCTCCATTTAATCTTTCTGATCAAAAGGATACGTTTATTCGCTTGCCTAGATGGAAAATGTTTACTCGACCTCGTCTAATCAATCAACAAAATATCGTTAGGCAACAAGATTCAGCCTCTGCAAAACCAGAACCATCAAAAAAATAA
- a CDS encoding winged helix-turn-helix domain-containing protein — protein sequence MKRSERRLLWQSRIQALQTSGESNVATGRPKFLTPEQEQQVYQTVVELKPVDVGFPTEMNWTAPLVCKWIQQTFQVKYSDRGTRDLLYRLISYTRPTYTLEKTDVAKQEAFKEAFETVKKAP from the coding sequence ATGAAACGATCAGAACGCCGCCTTTTATGGCAGTCTCGTATTCAAGCTTTGCAAACGAGTGGTGAATCGAACGTTGCCACGGGTCGTCCGAAGTTTTTAACACCTGAACAAGAGCAACAGGTATATCAAACAGTTGTCGAACTCAAGCCTGTGGATGTTGGTTTTCCCACGGAAATGAATTGGACAGCACCGTTAGTTTGCAAATGGATTCAACAAACGTTTCAAGTCAAGTACTCCGACCGCGGTACACGTGATTTACTCTATCGCCTAATAAGCTATACGAGACCAACCTATACACTAGAAAAAACCGATGTAGCCAAACAGGAAGCGTTCAAAGAAGCATTTGAAACAGTAAAAAAAGCCCCTTAA
- a CDS encoding serine/threonine protein kinase: MENDWEVALDSLSKITVFSNPNNEPVTISGDADDLKCIGMGTDAAVFQFLNAPAYAFKIFAKDKVAKVQVEANVYHVLGDSPFFSTCFASYDEYLVLSYEEGKTLFDCILQGIHIPEQVVKDVEDAREYVRSKGLNPRDIHLKNILLQNGRAKILDVSEYSLPGNDFRWEHLKKGYEEYYPLIDGNSVPFWLVETTRKWYNQRSKYFFSYEEFIKIVLNLLHKK, translated from the coding sequence ATGGAAAACGACTGGGAAGTAGCTCTTGATTCTCTTTCTAAAATTACTGTTTTTTCAAATCCAAATAACGAGCCTGTAACGATTAGTGGTGACGCTGATGATTTGAAGTGTATAGGTATGGGGACAGATGCGGCCGTTTTTCAATTTCTTAACGCTCCGGCTTATGCATTTAAAATATTTGCTAAGGACAAAGTAGCTAAAGTACAAGTTGAAGCAAATGTTTATCATGTATTAGGAGATTCACCTTTCTTTTCAACTTGTTTTGCTTCATATGACGAATATCTCGTTTTAAGCTATGAGGAAGGGAAAACGCTCTTTGACTGCATACTACAAGGTATTCACATTCCTGAACAGGTTGTAAAGGACGTGGAAGATGCAAGAGAATATGTTCGAAGCAAGGGACTCAATCCACGTGATATCCATTTGAAAAATATTTTACTACAAAACGGAAGAGCAAAAATACTTGATGTCTCGGAATACTCACTGCCAGGTAATGATTTTCGATGGGAGCATCTTAAAAAGGGATATGAAGAATACTATCCTTTAATAGATGGGAATTCTGTTCCATTTTGGTTGGTAGAAACGACTCGAAAGTGGTATAACCAGCGGAGTAAGTATTTTTTTTCATATGAGGAGTTTATAAAAATTGTTTTAAATCTTTTGCATAAGAAATAG